In Nocardioides dokdonensis FR1436, the following are encoded in one genomic region:
- a CDS encoding DUF222 domain-containing protein produces MAAVLTTTSGRSVGEADVARLSEVELVEEIRALEELKAQASARQVEATARLDVVVRRRHAAAGLPADRHGVGVASQVAHARRESPVRGARHLGLAKILTREMPHTLAAMRAGWCSEWRATLLVRETACLSLEHRRQIDAELMTEPSTTQGWGDKRLINEARTRAYRLDPHAHLARSRKAEADRYVSIRPAPDTMTWVSALLPVKHGVAVYAVLKNAADHARATGDERTRGQVMADTLVATLLTPAEPAQTSTPPTGPVAVNLTISDATLLAGGHEPAWITGYGPVPAGFARNLVADALAEAHATLRRLYTSTTGALTAMDSRSRTFPAGLALFIELRDQSCRTPWCDAPIRHHDHVRPHTTAGPTSGHNGQGLCEACNHAKEAPGWTSQPTTSPDGRHQVEITTPTGHQTRSRAPDLPPGDPPAYASMRDFTQAVVLRLRRHRELELVRTPVA; encoded by the coding sequence ATGGCAGCCGTTCTCACCACCACCTCCGGCCGCAGTGTCGGCGAGGCGGACGTGGCACGGCTGAGCGAGGTCGAGCTGGTGGAGGAGATCCGGGCCCTGGAGGAGCTGAAGGCGCAGGCCTCGGCTCGGCAGGTCGAGGCGACGGCGCGCCTGGACGTGGTCGTACGCCGCCGCCACGCAGCGGCCGGTCTGCCGGCGGACCGCCACGGGGTCGGGGTCGCCTCCCAGGTGGCCCATGCTCGCCGTGAGTCACCGGTGCGCGGTGCGCGGCACCTGGGGCTGGCGAAGATCCTGACCCGGGAGATGCCGCACACGCTGGCCGCGATGCGGGCCGGCTGGTGCAGCGAGTGGCGCGCGACCCTGCTGGTCCGCGAGACCGCCTGCCTGTCGTTGGAGCACCGCCGCCAGATCGACGCCGAGCTGATGACCGAGCCCTCGACCACGCAAGGGTGGGGCGACAAGCGGCTCATCAACGAGGCCCGCACCCGGGCCTACCGGCTCGACCCGCACGCCCACCTCGCCCGCTCCCGCAAGGCCGAGGCCGACCGGTACGTCTCCATCCGCCCGGCACCCGACACGATGACCTGGGTCAGCGCCCTGCTGCCGGTCAAGCACGGCGTCGCGGTCTATGCGGTCCTCAAGAACGCCGCCGACCACGCCCGCGCCACCGGCGACGAACGCACCCGTGGCCAGGTCATGGCCGACACCCTCGTCGCCACCCTGCTCACCCCCGCCGAGCCGGCGCAGACGTCCACCCCGCCCACGGGCCCGGTCGCGGTGAACCTGACCATCTCCGATGCCACCCTGCTCGCCGGCGGCCACGAACCCGCCTGGATCACCGGCTACGGCCCCGTCCCCGCCGGGTTCGCCCGCAACCTCGTCGCCGACGCCCTCGCGGAGGCGCACGCGACGCTGAGGCGGCTCTACACCAGCACCACCGGCGCCCTGACCGCCATGGACTCCAGGTCCCGCACCTTCCCGGCCGGCCTCGCTCTGTTCATCGAGCTGCGCGACCAGTCGTGCCGCACCCCCTGGTGCGACGCACCGATCCGCCACCACGACCACGTCCGGCCCCACACCACCGCCGGCCCCACCAGCGGCCACAACGGCCAAGGCCTCTGCGAGGCCTGCAACCACGCCAAGGAAGCCCCCGGCTGGACCTCACAACCCACCACCAGCCCCGACGGGCGCCACCAGGTCGAGATCACCACCCCCACCGGCCACCAGACCCGATCCAGAGCACCCGACCTCCCACCCGGCGACCCACCGGCGTACGCGTCGATGCGCGACTTCACCCAGGCCGTCGTGCTCCGGCTGCGTCGCCATCGGGAGCTCGAGCTCGTCCGCACCCCCGTCGCCTGA
- a CDS encoding YnfA family protein produces MPVVASLLLFVLAAFAEIGGAWLVWQGVREDRGWLWIGAGVIALGLYGFVATLQPDAHFGRILAAYGGVFVAGSLVWGMVADGFRPDRYDVTGALVCLVGVAVIMYAPRPG; encoded by the coding sequence GTGCCCGTCGTCGCCTCGCTGCTGCTCTTCGTCCTGGCCGCGTTCGCCGAGATCGGGGGTGCGTGGCTGGTCTGGCAGGGCGTCCGCGAGGACCGTGGCTGGCTGTGGATCGGGGCGGGCGTCATCGCACTGGGCCTCTACGGCTTCGTCGCCACGCTCCAGCCGGACGCCCACTTCGGGCGCATCCTCGCGGCGTACGGCGGGGTGTTCGTGGCCGGCTCGCTGGTCTGGGGGATGGTCGCCGACGGCTTCCGCCCCGACCGGTACGACGTCACGGGTGCGCTGGTGTGCCTGGTCGGGGTCGCGGTGATCATGTACGCCCCGCGCCCGGGCTGA
- a CDS encoding AtzH-like domain-containing protein — translation MTAPSGPALPVPDGLVEAFRDYERAAAEGDTTALARFVAPGSSTLAGDPHGLLVGSDAITAYAAAPPPRRLVQTHVQVTDPDHALVVALTEHESGGRGQQTQLWARTADGWVITAAHTSEPPPALDSRIWRVVGDPLVPGTPGGPLSGESVAVKDVYAVAGHPVGGGNPAWEAGAPVERGDAKAVLGLVEAGADLRGIARADELGWSLFGANPHFGTPPNPRAPYRVPGGSSSGPASAVSLGHATIGLGTDTAGSVRVPAAYQGLYGVRTTHGAIGTHGVLALAPSFDSVGWLTRDADLLALVGDVLLPDTAGPAGTSELVLVPELLALAEPDVRDAVESWAAAQGLVVRETWSLGELDEWRRAFSTWQAWEAWTVRGPWLRERLHLLGPDVRARFEHAATIDERTAERAQGVVQTARTRLRELVGDRVLVLPTTPSVAPLLGSDLGPVRGATLLLTCLAPLGGLPAVSLPLRTAAGLPCGVSLTAAPGRDRDLLALAASLG, via the coding sequence ATGACCGCACCGTCCGGCCCCGCCCTGCCCGTCCCCGACGGGCTCGTGGAGGCGTTCCGCGACTACGAGCGCGCGGCCGCCGAGGGGGACACGACGGCGCTGGCGCGGTTCGTGGCGCCCGGCTCCAGCACCCTGGCCGGCGACCCGCACGGGCTGCTGGTGGGCAGCGACGCGATCACGGCGTACGCCGCCGCCCCGCCGCCGCGCCGTCTCGTGCAGACCCACGTGCAGGTCACCGACCCCGACCACGCGCTGGTCGTGGCGCTGACCGAGCACGAGTCCGGCGGCCGCGGCCAGCAGACCCAGCTGTGGGCGCGCACCGCCGACGGGTGGGTGATCACCGCTGCGCACACCTCCGAGCCCCCGCCGGCCCTGGACAGCCGGATCTGGCGGGTGGTCGGCGACCCGCTCGTGCCGGGCACCCCCGGCGGGCCGCTGTCGGGCGAGAGCGTCGCGGTCAAGGACGTCTACGCCGTGGCCGGGCACCCGGTCGGCGGCGGCAACCCCGCCTGGGAGGCCGGCGCGCCGGTCGAGCGCGGCGACGCCAAGGCCGTGCTCGGTCTCGTCGAGGCGGGCGCCGACCTGCGCGGCATCGCCCGCGCCGACGAGCTCGGCTGGTCACTGTTCGGCGCCAACCCGCACTTCGGCACCCCACCCAACCCGCGGGCGCCGTACCGGGTGCCCGGCGGGTCGTCGTCGGGCCCGGCCAGCGCGGTCTCGCTCGGGCACGCCACGATCGGGCTCGGCACCGACACCGCCGGGTCGGTGCGGGTGCCGGCGGCCTACCAGGGCCTGTACGGCGTGCGCACCACGCACGGTGCGATCGGCACCCACGGCGTGCTGGCGCTGGCGCCGAGCTTCGACAGCGTCGGTTGGCTGACCCGCGACGCCGACCTGCTGGCCCTCGTCGGCGACGTGCTGCTGCCCGACACCGCCGGACCCGCCGGCACCTCGGAGCTGGTGCTGGTGCCCGAGCTGCTCGCGCTCGCCGAGCCCGACGTGCGCGACGCGGTCGAGTCGTGGGCCGCGGCGCAGGGGCTGGTGGTGCGCGAGACGTGGTCGCTGGGCGAGCTCGACGAGTGGCGCCGCGCCTTCTCGACCTGGCAGGCGTGGGAGGCCTGGACCGTGCGCGGCCCGTGGCTGCGCGAACGTCTGCACCTGCTCGGCCCCGACGTGCGGGCCCGCTTCGAGCACGCCGCGACCATCGACGAGCGCACCGCCGAGCGGGCTCAGGGCGTCGTGCAGACCGCCCGCACCCGGCTGCGCGAGCTCGTCGGCGACCGCGTGCTGGTGCTGCCCACCACCCCGTCGGTCGCCCCGCTCCTGGGCAGCGACCTCGGGCCGGTCCGCGGCGCCACCCTCCTGCTGACCTGCCTGGCGCCCCTCGGCGGGCTGCCCGCCGTCAGCCTGCCGCTGCGCACCGCCGCCGGTCTGCCCTGCGGCGTCAGCCTCACCGCCGCCCCCGGCCGCGACCGCGACCTCCTCGCCCTGGCTGCCTCCCTGGGGTAG
- a CDS encoding sulfatase: MPRRLRVLTGVLLLVGALVLALLVSTWPAQTDDGRRPQRPGRAERTEAPGRPQRTEAPPAPARPQARPNIVLITTDDQTDTEMRFMPRTRRLLGRAGIEFTDAINPHPLCCPARAEILTGEYAHNNGVRHNDGPYGGWPAFVAGNEKENLGPWLRRAGYRTAFVGKNLNEYTFEEPRPRGWDFYSPTGARTYSYYGTTFYNDGEPRGFGEKYVADIVRDESVRLIKEYAPRRAPFFLWASHVGPHAAYVDGWGPPVPARRHAEMFSDLRLSTRDKASFNEDDMSDKPAAISGRDRLSLPALTRQVRDRARSLQAIDQANARTVRALRRSGELDNTLIVFVSDNGFLLGEHRLFGKNYPYEEALQVPLLLRGPGIEPGSTSTATASMVDLAPTFLDLAGVLGKVRRAGHTDGITLQPGWAEGAPVNDTSLIQAGTSDPEALAAFGWEWRGVRTGRWTYARWWDGSEELYDRREDRFQIDNVADRAAYAPVLGELRRRYRSLEDCSGVSQCEQQDFGTVPQPR, translated from the coding sequence ATGCCCAGGCGGCTGCGCGTCCTCACGGGCGTGCTGCTCCTCGTCGGCGCCCTGGTGCTGGCGCTGCTCGTGAGCACCTGGCCCGCGCAGACCGACGACGGACGGCGCCCGCAGCGTCCGGGGCGCGCGGAGCGGACCGAGGCTCCCGGACGCCCGCAACGGACGGAGGCGCCGCCGGCGCCGGCCCGCCCGCAGGCGCGACCCAACATCGTGCTGATCACCACCGACGACCAGACCGACACCGAGATGCGGTTCATGCCGCGCACGCGGCGGCTGCTGGGGCGCGCGGGCATCGAGTTCACCGACGCGATCAACCCGCACCCGCTGTGCTGCCCGGCGCGTGCGGAGATCCTCACCGGCGAGTACGCGCACAACAACGGGGTGCGCCACAACGACGGCCCCTACGGCGGGTGGCCGGCGTTCGTGGCCGGCAACGAGAAGGAGAACCTCGGGCCGTGGCTGCGCCGCGCCGGCTACCGCACGGCGTTCGTGGGCAAGAACCTCAACGAGTACACCTTCGAGGAGCCCCGCCCGCGTGGCTGGGACTTCTACTCCCCCACCGGCGCCCGCACCTACTCCTACTACGGCACCACCTTCTACAACGACGGCGAGCCGCGCGGCTTCGGCGAGAAGTACGTCGCCGACATCGTGCGCGACGAGTCGGTGCGCCTGATCAAGGAGTACGCGCCGCGGCGCGCGCCGTTCTTCCTCTGGGCCTCCCACGTCGGTCCGCACGCGGCGTACGTCGACGGGTGGGGCCCGCCGGTGCCCGCGCGTCGGCACGCCGAGATGTTCTCGGACCTGCGCCTGAGCACCCGCGACAAGGCCTCCTTCAACGAGGACGACATGTCCGACAAGCCGGCCGCGATCAGCGGACGCGACCGGCTGTCGTTGCCCGCCCTGACCCGCCAGGTCCGCGACCGGGCGCGCTCCCTGCAGGCCATCGACCAGGCCAACGCACGGACGGTCCGGGCACTGCGCCGCAGCGGCGAGCTCGACAACACGCTCATCGTCTTCGTCAGCGACAACGGCTTCCTGCTCGGCGAGCACCGGCTCTTCGGCAAGAACTACCCCTACGAGGAGGCGCTGCAGGTGCCGCTGCTGCTGCGCGGGCCCGGGATCGAGCCGGGCAGCACCAGCACGGCCACCGCCAGCATGGTCGACCTCGCGCCGACCTTCCTCGACCTCGCCGGGGTGCTCGGCAAGGTCCGCCGCGCCGGGCACACCGACGGCATCACCCTGCAGCCCGGCTGGGCGGAGGGCGCTCCGGTCAACGACACCTCGCTCATCCAGGCCGGCACCAGCGACCCCGAGGCGCTCGCCGCCTTCGGGTGGGAGTGGCGCGGGGTACGCACCGGCCGCTGGACCTACGCCCGCTGGTGGGACGGGTCCGAGGAGCTCTACGACCGCCGCGAGGACCGCTTCCAGATCGACAACGTCGCCGACCGGGCGGCGTACGCGCCGGTGCTGGGCGAGCTGCGCCGCCGCTACCGGTCGCTGGAGGACTGCTCAGGCGTGAGCCAGTGCGAGCAGCAGGACTTCGGGACGGTGCCGCAGCCGCGTTGA
- a CDS encoding SGNH/GDSL hydrolase family protein has translation MTIRPLASLVTLTAAVPLVGALLLAPTAVGTAVSAPAPQERRLPVVMEYVALGDSWTADVVLVDRYGLPDTTHAPIDCAQSKQNYPKIVAEALSVTEFRDASCGSATTQDFRRPQDGLPLGGTNPPQFDRLSPTTDLVTVGIGGNDAGIAGAGLDCLNLLPAPNPVSDSGPGLPLGGCKAKYTAGGKDRLAERIRASEIKVVKALRQIHRRAPRARILVMDYLDVVPDHGCYPTLPATDEDMAYISAKFRQLNKMVHRAARRGGAEVVNTYRQSAGHDLCQAPQVRWAETYGPSVNDPAVGVPAHPNAAGARAQAAYLLQHLRDTDPDVYQ, from the coding sequence ATGACGATCCGACCGCTCGCCTCCCTCGTCACCCTCACCGCCGCCGTCCCGCTCGTGGGCGCCCTGCTGCTCGCGCCGACCGCCGTGGGCACGGCCGTGTCAGCACCGGCGCCGCAGGAGCGTCGCCTGCCGGTCGTCATGGAGTACGTCGCGCTGGGCGACTCGTGGACCGCCGACGTGGTGCTGGTCGACCGCTACGGGCTGCCGGACACCACGCACGCGCCGATCGACTGCGCCCAGTCGAAGCAGAACTACCCCAAGATCGTGGCCGAGGCGCTGTCGGTGACCGAGTTCCGCGACGCGTCCTGCGGCTCGGCGACCACCCAGGACTTCCGGCGCCCCCAGGACGGGCTGCCGCTGGGCGGCACCAACCCGCCGCAGTTCGACCGGCTCAGCCCCACCACCGACCTGGTCACCGTCGGCATCGGCGGCAACGACGCCGGCATCGCGGGTGCCGGCCTGGACTGCCTCAACCTGCTGCCCGCGCCCAACCCGGTCTCCGACTCCGGGCCCGGCCTGCCGCTGGGCGGCTGCAAGGCCAAGTACACCGCCGGCGGCAAGGACCGGCTCGCGGAGCGGATCCGCGCCTCGGAGATCAAGGTCGTCAAGGCGCTGCGCCAGATCCACCGCCGCGCGCCCCGGGCGCGGATCCTGGTGATGGACTACCTCGACGTGGTGCCCGACCACGGCTGCTACCCGACGCTGCCGGCCACCGACGAGGACATGGCCTACATCTCCGCCAAGTTCCGCCAGCTCAACAAGATGGTGCACCGCGCCGCCCGCCGCGGGGGCGCCGAGGTCGTCAACACCTACCGCCAGAGCGCCGGGCACGACCTGTGCCAGGCGCCGCAGGTGCGCTGGGCCGAGACCTACGGCCCCTCGGTCAACGATCCTGCCGTCGGCGTGCCCGCCCACCCCAACGCCGCCGGCGCCCGCGCCCAGGCGGCGTACCTGCTGCAGCACCTGCGGGACACCGACCCCGACGTCTACCAGTGA
- a CDS encoding thioesterase family protein produces the protein MTTQRAEFDADTTVTPAGAGRYAAQLAPGWKVGGGLNGGYQLAVIGTAISAHLPEKPDPVAISAYFLSAAEAGPATVDVEVKRAGGRMSTVAAEMTQGDATRVSVLATYSDLDRFDGDVRTTAVEPELPPREECVGRADVPSYVLEMAPLMSRFDMLFPREQSGWTVGEHTGEGRFQAWFRLADDREPDPLALLLVLDALPPVTFDLGLVGWAPTLELSAHVRAKPAPGWLKVQHHTRNLAGGMFEEDCEVWDSTGRLVAQSRQLALAPRAS, from the coding sequence ATGACGACGCAGCGCGCCGAGTTCGACGCCGACACGACCGTGACCCCCGCCGGTGCGGGCCGGTACGCTGCGCAGCTGGCGCCCGGCTGGAAGGTGGGGGGCGGCCTCAACGGCGGCTACCAGCTGGCCGTGATCGGCACCGCGATCAGCGCGCACCTGCCCGAGAAGCCCGACCCGGTCGCGATCAGCGCCTACTTCCTCTCCGCCGCCGAGGCCGGGCCGGCGACGGTCGACGTCGAGGTCAAGCGCGCCGGCGGACGGATGTCGACGGTCGCTGCCGAGATGACGCAGGGCGACGCGACGCGGGTCAGCGTGCTGGCGACCTACTCCGACCTCGACCGGTTCGACGGCGACGTGCGCACCACCGCGGTCGAGCCCGAGCTGCCGCCGCGCGAGGAGTGCGTGGGGCGCGCCGACGTGCCGTCGTACGTGCTCGAGATGGCGCCGCTGATGTCGCGCTTCGACATGCTCTTCCCGCGCGAGCAGTCCGGCTGGACGGTCGGGGAGCACACCGGGGAGGGGCGCTTCCAGGCGTGGTTCCGCCTCGCCGACGACCGCGAGCCCGACCCGCTGGCGCTGCTGCTGGTCCTCGACGCGCTGCCCCCGGTCACCTTCGACCTCGGTCTGGTCGGGTGGGCGCCGACGCTCGAGCTGTCCGCGCACGTGCGCGCCAAGCCGGCCCCGGGCTGGCTGAAGGTGCAGCACCACACCCGCAACCTCGCGGGCGGGATGTTCGAGGAGGACTGCGAGGTCTGGGACTCCACCGGGCGCCTGGTCGCCCAGTCGCGCCAGCTGGCGCTGGCGCCGCGCGCCTCCTGA